One part of the Arachidicoccus terrestris genome encodes these proteins:
- a CDS encoding 4-hydroxyproline epimerase codes for MHKTFFCIDAHTCGNPVRLVAGGGPLLEGATMREKRLFFLKHYDWIRKGLMFEPRGHDMMSGSILYAPSTDAYDIGVLFIETSGCLPMCGHGTIGTVTAALEAGLVTPATPGTLRLETPAGLVTATYQEKAGKIKSVKLINVPSYLAARDLQVQHPELGLLHFDVAFGGNFYAIVDPQPNFSGMQDYTALDLIRWSRQMREVVAAGQPFIHPDDPAIYGVHHIMWTGTPLNPTSTARNAVFYGEKAIDRSPCGTGTSARMAQLYTQGKLKPGDQFVHESIIGSSFTGTIEDTCKVGKFDAIIPGIEGWARVFGHNNITIDTEDDPLALGFSVI; via the coding sequence ATGCATAAAACATTCTTTTGTATTGATGCACATACATGTGGCAATCCGGTTCGCCTGGTCGCCGGTGGCGGTCCCCTTTTAGAGGGGGCCACCATGCGTGAGAAAAGATTATTTTTTCTCAAGCACTATGACTGGATTCGCAAAGGCCTGATGTTCGAACCCAGAGGACATGATATGATGAGTGGCAGCATCTTATATGCTCCCTCAACTGATGCCTATGATATCGGTGTTCTCTTTATTGAGACCAGTGGCTGCCTGCCCATGTGTGGCCATGGCACTATTGGTACAGTTACAGCAGCATTGGAAGCCGGTTTGGTCACCCCGGCGACTCCCGGTACACTTCGCCTGGAGACGCCTGCAGGATTGGTCACGGCCACTTATCAGGAAAAGGCCGGCAAAATAAAATCCGTTAAGTTAATCAATGTCCCCTCCTATCTGGCTGCCAGGGACCTCCAGGTGCAACACCCGGAGCTAGGCCTGTTGCATTTTGACGTAGCATTCGGCGGGAACTTCTATGCCATTGTAGACCCTCAGCCAAACTTCAGTGGGATGCAAGACTATACCGCGCTTGATCTGATCCGGTGGTCCAGGCAAATGCGCGAAGTCGTTGCAGCAGGCCAGCCGTTCATACATCCTGACGATCCCGCCATCTATGGAGTGCATCATATCATGTGGACAGGCACTCCTTTGAACCCGACCTCTACTGCACGGAATGCGGTTTTCTATGGCGAAAAAGCTATTGATCGCAGCCCATGTGGAACAGGAACCTCTGCCCGTATGGCACAACTCTATACGCAGGGCAAATTAAAACCAGGAGATCAGTTCGTCCATGAAAGTATCATAGGATCTTCGTTTACAGGCACCATAGAAGACACCTGTAAGGTCGGAAAGTTTGATGCCATCATTCCCGGTATTGAAGGATGGGCCCGCGTATTTGGCCATAACAACATCACGATTGATACGGAGGATGATCCGCTGGCACTCGGTTTCTCTGTTATTTAG
- a CDS encoding glycoside hydrolase family 127 protein, which produces MKHKKDIALLSALMIWGYICSAQTYIPIKNDTRFKIRPAAKIEAYGFPLTAIQLTEGSPFAHAQKLDEAYLLKLEPNRLLNRFYKNAHLPEKDSVYGGWEREGLSGHTLGHYLSAISLMYATTGKTAFKNRATYIVGELARCQAARGTGYVGAIPKEDSIFGRVARGDIESGGFDLNGGWSPWYTVHKVMAGLVDAYLYTGNKQALEVVVKMADWADKLLGNLSKEQMQKMLVCEYGAMNDVLVTIYAITGNKKYLNLADRFFDDFVMLPLSERMDALENKHANTNIPKAVGSASEYFWVAGARDSTIAQYAWRTIIGHHTYANGGNGSYEYFGQEDHLSDRLSDDNTETCASYNMLKLTRKLFSLHPSATLGDYYERTLTDHILASQQPQTGMFTYFVPLRMGGSKSFSDAFNTFTCCVGTGMENHAKYGESIFFESPDSKTLYVNLFIPATLNWREQDTKIQLASSILTTDTITINIQNQAAKNFAVKLRKPAWSANYSVFVNGEKMKSQPDLNGFVTIEKNWKNGDRIQYVLNREIHADPMIDNKNRVAIFYGPVLLAGLLGDSMPDPVMGIPVLLTSDHNASNWIQTVDKENMIFKTAGVGKPFDVTLKPFYAVYKQHYMVYWDLFTKEDWKQREASYKAELERQKQIEARTVDVFRIGEMQPERDHALKASKNSYVSEAFGKHGREARGGGFFEFNMKVDPNATDSLLVTYIGADKNRKFDIVVEGKVIATEHLTGGQTDKFYDKTYAIPRDLIKGKNRIRVRFNANYRSTAGRAFNIRIIR; this is translated from the coding sequence ATGAAACACAAAAAAGACATCGCTCTATTATCCGCTCTGATGATATGGGGTTATATCTGTTCTGCCCAGACATATATTCCCATTAAAAATGATACACGTTTTAAGATCAGGCCTGCGGCTAAAATTGAGGCCTACGGGTTTCCGCTAACAGCTATCCAACTCACAGAAGGATCGCCATTTGCACATGCCCAGAAACTTGACGAAGCTTATCTGTTAAAGCTGGAACCTAACCGACTGCTTAACAGGTTTTATAAAAATGCCCACCTGCCCGAAAAAGACTCGGTATATGGTGGCTGGGAGCGTGAGGGTCTTTCCGGACATACATTGGGTCATTATCTTTCTGCCATTAGCCTGATGTACGCTACCACCGGCAAGACAGCATTTAAAAACAGGGCAACATATATAGTAGGAGAACTGGCTCGTTGCCAGGCGGCCCGTGGAACCGGCTATGTAGGCGCCATTCCTAAGGAAGACAGCATTTTTGGCAGGGTCGCCAGGGGAGACATTGAAAGCGGAGGGTTTGACCTGAACGGTGGCTGGTCGCCCTGGTATACCGTTCATAAAGTGATGGCCGGCCTGGTGGATGCTTATCTTTACACGGGCAACAAACAAGCCCTGGAGGTAGTCGTAAAAATGGCTGATTGGGCAGACAAGCTATTAGGCAATCTCAGCAAAGAGCAGATGCAAAAAATGCTCGTCTGTGAATACGGAGCAATGAATGATGTCCTGGTGACGATATACGCCATTACGGGTAATAAAAAATATCTGAATCTGGCAGATCGCTTCTTCGATGATTTTGTCATGTTGCCTTTATCAGAACGAATGGATGCCTTGGAAAACAAGCATGCCAACACTAATATTCCCAAAGCAGTAGGGTCTGCATCCGAATACTTTTGGGTAGCCGGTGCCAGAGACAGTACTATTGCGCAATATGCCTGGCGCACCATCATCGGACACCACACCTATGCAAATGGTGGCAATGGCAGCTATGAATATTTTGGGCAGGAAGACCACTTAAGTGACCGGTTAAGCGATGACAACACAGAAACCTGTGCGTCCTATAATATGTTGAAGCTCACACGCAAATTATTCTCACTTCACCCATCTGCTACTTTGGGTGACTACTATGAAAGAACGCTGACAGATCATATCCTGGCCTCGCAACAACCTCAAACGGGTATGTTTACCTACTTCGTGCCATTACGTATGGGTGGCAGCAAAAGTTTCAGTGATGCATTCAACACCTTTACATGCTGCGTGGGTACCGGTATGGAAAATCACGCTAAATACGGAGAAAGTATCTTCTTTGAGTCACCCGACAGTAAAACACTTTATGTGAACCTGTTTATTCCGGCTACCTTAAACTGGCGGGAGCAAGATACAAAAATCCAGTTAGCTTCATCCATCCTTACAACAGATACCATTACCATCAATATCCAAAACCAGGCTGCTAAAAACTTCGCTGTCAAATTACGCAAGCCTGCCTGGTCTGCAAATTACAGTGTGTTCGTGAATGGGGAAAAAATGAAAAGTCAACCAGATTTGAATGGATTTGTCACCATAGAAAAAAACTGGAAAAACGGCGATAGAATTCAATACGTATTGAACCGGGAGATCCATGCCGATCCAATGATAGATAATAAAAACCGTGTCGCCATTTTCTATGGCCCCGTCTTACTTGCAGGGCTACTGGGAGACAGTATGCCCGATCCGGTAATGGGCATTCCTGTCTTGCTCACGTCTGATCACAACGCCTCTAATTGGATACAAACGGTAGACAAAGAAAATATGATTTTCAAGACAGCCGGAGTTGGCAAACCCTTCGACGTAACCTTAAAACCATTCTATGCCGTCTATAAACAACATTATATGGTTTATTGGGATTTATTCACCAAAGAAGACTGGAAACAACGGGAGGCGTCCTATAAAGCCGAGCTGGAAAGACAAAAACAAATCGAAGCCAGAACAGTTGATGTGTTCAGAATTGGAGAAATGCAACCTGAACGGGATCATGCACTCAAAGCTTCTAAAAACTCCTATGTCAGTGAGGCCTTCGGCAAACATGGCAGAGAAGCCAGAGGCGGAGGCTTCTTTGAATTCAATATGAAAGTTGATCCAAATGCCACAGATAGCCTGCTGGTTACCTATATCGGTGCTGACAAAAACCGAAAATTTGACATTGTAGTGGAAGGCAAGGTTATCGCAACAGAACATTTAACCGGCGGGCAGACGGATAAATTCTATGACAAGACCTATGCAATCCCCAGGGACTTAATCAAAGGCAAAAACAGGATCCGGGTCCGTTTTAATGCGAATTACCGGTCTACCGCCGGCCGTGCATTTAATATCCGTATCATCAGATAA
- a CDS encoding NAD(P)/FAD-dependent oxidoreductase — translation MSANKVIIIGGGISGLSSARYLAKAGWQVTVLEKGDFTDGCSYGNAGFVCPSHYVQLATPGIARQGLKWMFKNTSPFYIQPRLDPHLLRWGIHFLKRAKQRYVDINGAPLRDIGLLSQQEYENVWIREINFDYQHNGMLEVFQTPKARKECEYIAKMGQNLGLDIELVDKAGLEMLEPDVRWNALGAVNYKCDGHLNPAKLMQGLYKQLEKEGVQLIAHAEVTGFKKEGKLISEVHVGEQTYPADSVVLAAGSWSEQLARELHINLPVVGGRGYSFLAPITAGDGQHMKRPGLLVEGRAAFTPLGDQVRFGGTLEIRKLDAPLALNRVRGIIHAVHQFFPDYQLDFEEIRPRIWSGFRPVSVDGMPYLGKSPALDNLVIAAGHAQLGISLGAATGLLVSELVRGVDTTINISTFGVNRFNN, via the coding sequence ATGAGCGCAAATAAGGTGATAATAATCGGAGGAGGTATCTCTGGTTTATCTTCCGCACGCTATCTGGCCAAAGCCGGATGGCAGGTCACTGTGCTGGAGAAAGGCGATTTTACCGACGGCTGTTCCTATGGTAATGCAGGTTTCGTCTGCCCAAGTCATTATGTTCAGTTAGCGACTCCCGGTATTGCCAGGCAAGGACTTAAATGGATGTTTAAAAATACCAGCCCGTTTTATATACAGCCAAGGTTAGACCCTCATTTACTCCGGTGGGGAATTCATTTTCTGAAAAGAGCCAAACAACGTTATGTTGACATCAATGGTGCCCCGCTCAGAGATATTGGCTTGCTCAGCCAGCAAGAATATGAAAATGTCTGGATCAGGGAAATCAACTTTGATTATCAGCATAATGGTATGCTGGAAGTTTTTCAGACGCCGAAGGCACGTAAAGAATGTGAATACATTGCTAAAATGGGCCAGAATCTGGGACTGGACATCGAATTAGTAGATAAAGCCGGGCTGGAAATGCTGGAACCTGATGTCCGGTGGAATGCACTGGGTGCCGTAAATTACAAGTGTGACGGACATCTAAATCCGGCCAAACTCATGCAAGGTCTCTATAAACAGCTGGAAAAAGAAGGCGTACAGTTAATCGCGCATGCCGAGGTAACCGGTTTTAAAAAAGAAGGCAAACTAATTAGTGAAGTTCACGTGGGAGAACAGACATACCCGGCTGACAGTGTGGTACTCGCAGCAGGATCCTGGAGTGAACAACTGGCCCGTGAGCTGCATATAAACCTTCCTGTGGTGGGTGGCAGAGGGTACTCCTTTTTGGCACCTATAACTGCCGGCGATGGTCAACATATGAAGCGGCCAGGCCTGCTGGTAGAAGGGCGGGCTGCATTTACCCCATTGGGAGATCAGGTCCGTTTCGGAGGCACCCTGGAGATCAGAAAACTCGACGCACCATTGGCACTCAACCGGGTCCGCGGTATTATTCATGCAGTCCACCAATTCTTTCCCGATTATCAACTGGATTTTGAGGAGATCCGCCCCAGGATATGGTCCGGGTTCAGGCCCGTATCTGTAGACGGAATGCCTTATCTGGGCAAATCCCCTGCACTGGACAACCTGGTCATCGCAGCCGGCCATGCGCAGTTAGGCATCAGTCTCGGTGCCGCTACCGGGTTACTGGTCAGCGAACTGGTCCGCGGGGTCGATACTACCATAAATATTTCTACCTTTGGGGTCAATCGATTTAATAACTAA
- a CDS encoding aminopeptidase P family protein → MFNKDIYTQRRKQLAAKVGSGVILLMGNDEAGMNFKNNWYPFRQDSSFLYYVGIDLAELAVVIDLATGDTTLFGNELTIDDIVWTGPLPSLQELAAKTGIDKVRPYNELEIVLKAAGDKVHFLPAYRPEHSIKLQAWLNIAPAQSISAASETLIKAVVSMRSYKGPEEIAEMEKAVDISNDMHSYFMRALAPGKNEMEIAGQLRALAIAGGGDLSYPIILTSRGETLHIHARNVELPSGAMALCDAGAETAMHYAGDLTRTAPVNGVFSGVQKDMYQLILDIQLATIDACKPGVPFSEVHRLSGELLLEGLKSFSIIKGDVKEALALDAHTLFFQCGLGHMIGLDVHDMENLGEQYVGYTPETPKNMSFGWKSLRLGRALEPGFTITVEPGIYFIPTLIDLWKTEHKLADFINYNELDKFRDFGGIRIEDNLVITQDHYRILGTRMAPKTVADMESIQKQGLIK, encoded by the coding sequence ATGTTTAACAAAGACATCTATACCCAACGCAGAAAACAGCTAGCGGCCAAAGTAGGTTCCGGCGTCATTTTGCTGATGGGCAATGATGAAGCAGGCATGAACTTTAAAAATAATTGGTATCCTTTCCGGCAGGACAGCAGTTTTTTATACTATGTGGGTATTGATTTGGCCGAACTGGCTGTCGTGATAGATTTGGCGACAGGTGATACGACACTTTTTGGCAATGAGCTAACCATTGACGATATCGTATGGACAGGCCCCTTACCTTCCTTGCAGGAACTTGCCGCTAAAACAGGTATAGATAAGGTCCGACCTTATAATGAACTGGAAATCGTGCTTAAGGCAGCAGGCGACAAAGTTCATTTTTTACCGGCATACCGTCCCGAGCATTCTATTAAACTGCAGGCCTGGTTGAACATTGCTCCTGCACAGAGTATTTCAGCAGCTTCTGAAACACTTATCAAGGCAGTCGTCTCCATGCGTTCCTATAAAGGGCCGGAAGAAATCGCAGAAATGGAGAAAGCTGTAGATATTTCCAACGATATGCATAGCTATTTCATGCGTGCCTTAGCGCCGGGGAAAAATGAAATGGAGATTGCTGGCCAATTACGGGCACTGGCCATTGCAGGCGGGGGTGACCTCTCCTATCCCATTATCCTTACCAGCCGCGGAGAGACCTTACATATTCATGCACGCAATGTCGAGCTTCCAAGTGGTGCCATGGCCCTATGTGATGCCGGCGCAGAAACAGCCATGCATTACGCGGGCGACCTCACCAGGACAGCACCCGTGAATGGTGTTTTTTCCGGTGTTCAAAAGGATATGTATCAACTGATATTAGATATACAGCTGGCTACTATTGATGCCTGCAAGCCAGGCGTGCCTTTCAGCGAGGTGCACCGACTGAGCGGAGAGTTGTTACTAGAAGGCCTGAAATCATTTAGTATCATTAAAGGCGATGTAAAAGAAGCCTTGGCGCTGGATGCGCATACCCTGTTTTTCCAATGTGGACTGGGACATATGATTGGACTGGACGTACATGACATGGAAAACCTCGGAGAGCAATATGTCGGCTATACCCCCGAGACGCCTAAGAACATGAGTTTTGGCTGGAAATCACTCAGACTGGGCAGAGCACTTGAGCCGGGATTTACCATTACTGTAGAACCAGGCATATATTTTATCCCAACGCTGATCGACCTGTGGAAAACGGAACATAAGCTGGCTGATTTTATCAACTACAACGAACTGGATAAATTCAGAGATTTTGGTGGTATTCGTATTGAGGACAACCTGGTCATTACACAAGACCATTACCGTATCCTGGGTACCAGAATGGCACCCAAGACAGTCGCGGACATGGAATCAATTCAAAAACAGGGGCTTATTAAATAA
- a CDS encoding glycoside hydrolase family 127 protein — MKTKMKGMAGRTCTWLKLGLFTGILPMVSSGFGQDYPYKPVPFTQVQLTDHFWKPKIEVNAKITIPYILRMCKEHGRIDNFLKAAGKMPAGEDMTTYPFDDTDIYKLIEGASYSLQTTPNPILDRQLDTLIQMIGEAQEPDGYLYTFRTAKVKHPQKWIGEKRWEKAEILSHELYNSGHLFEAAVAHYQATGKKTLLKIAIKNADLLVNDFGWGKTEKYPGHPVVEMGLAKLYRSTGQKKYLDLAKFFLDVRGPQKGNPGDAYNQSNIKLVNQREAEGHAVRAAYLYSGIADVAALTKGSAYLTAIDAIWNDIIKHKLYITGGIGATGNGEAFGPAYDLPNMSAYAETCAAIANVYFNERMFLLHGDARYIDVLEKTLYNGLLSGVSLDGTHFFYPNPLASLGQHARSAWFDCACCITNISRFMPSMPEYIYAQDNNAIFVNLFAANKASFELTEGKVQLEQITNYPWDGQIAIHVNAAAAHNFALHIRIPGWAKGEALPGDLYHFLDINPHPVDISVNGKSAGYKMIDGYAVIKRSWQKGDKISFALPMPVKKILADPAVKADDNRFAFQRGPIVYCIEGADRKDSSVMHLMVDTSAQIKVKYIADKLGGIEQLEAPAVLLKRKSETHSTDAIETIPTEVTAIPYYSWNNRGADEMEVWIPYNNQAGTPLPAPSIASESKVSGSQVSKLMLRAVNNQVIPQDSKDQSTGNLHWWPKKNQPEWIQYDFKTSYTISSSTVYFFDDGPFGGCRVPASWQLLYKKGDRWIPVENTTSYGTRKDTFNEVSFTPVTTTGLRLQLQLPKDNSSGVLEWSVK; from the coding sequence ATGAAAACTAAAATGAAAGGAATGGCCGGAAGAACCTGCACATGGCTGAAATTAGGGTTATTTACCGGTATACTGCCTATGGTCTCTTCGGGATTTGGGCAAGACTATCCCTATAAACCAGTCCCTTTCACGCAAGTACAGCTGACGGATCACTTCTGGAAACCTAAGATTGAGGTAAATGCCAAAATCACAATTCCATATATATTACGTATGTGTAAGGAGCATGGCCGTATCGACAACTTTCTAAAAGCGGCAGGCAAAATGCCTGCGGGTGAGGATATGACCACCTACCCATTTGATGACACGGATATCTACAAACTAATCGAAGGAGCCTCCTATAGTTTACAGACCACACCAAATCCAATACTAGACAGGCAGCTGGATACCTTGATTCAAATGATCGGCGAGGCGCAGGAGCCTGATGGCTATCTATATACATTTAGAACCGCCAAGGTCAAACATCCGCAGAAGTGGATCGGAGAAAAGCGCTGGGAAAAAGCAGAGATTCTTAGTCATGAGCTATATAATTCCGGACACCTATTTGAAGCGGCAGTTGCTCATTACCAGGCCACCGGTAAAAAAACGCTCCTGAAAATCGCCATTAAAAATGCCGATCTTCTCGTCAACGATTTTGGCTGGGGCAAAACCGAAAAATATCCAGGTCACCCTGTAGTAGAGATGGGACTAGCAAAGCTATATAGGTCAACCGGCCAGAAAAAGTACCTCGATCTCGCCAAGTTCTTTCTGGACGTCCGAGGTCCCCAAAAAGGGAACCCCGGTGATGCGTATAATCAATCAAATATCAAACTGGTCAATCAAAGAGAAGCGGAGGGACACGCCGTAAGAGCTGCCTATCTTTATTCAGGAATCGCTGACGTGGCAGCGCTCACCAAAGGCAGTGCCTACTTAACCGCCATTGATGCGATCTGGAATGACATAATCAAACACAAACTTTATATTACCGGCGGCATCGGCGCTACGGGCAACGGTGAAGCATTTGGACCTGCCTATGACTTACCCAATATGAGTGCCTATGCAGAAACCTGTGCCGCTATTGCCAATGTATATTTTAATGAAAGGATGTTTTTGTTACACGGTGATGCACGCTATATTGACGTACTGGAAAAAACCCTATATAATGGCTTGTTGTCAGGTGTGTCCCTGGATGGCACACATTTCTTCTATCCGAACCCATTAGCTTCCCTTGGTCAGCATGCCCGCAGTGCCTGGTTTGACTGTGCCTGCTGTATCACCAATATCTCCAGATTCATGCCTTCTATGCCGGAATACATTTATGCGCAGGACAACAATGCAATTTTTGTCAATCTGTTTGCAGCAAATAAAGCCAGCTTTGAACTTACCGAAGGTAAAGTTCAGTTAGAGCAGATAACCAATTACCCATGGGACGGGCAAATCGCTATTCACGTCAATGCCGCTGCCGCGCATAATTTCGCATTACATATCCGCATACCCGGGTGGGCAAAAGGCGAGGCCTTACCCGGCGACCTATATCACTTCCTGGACATCAACCCTCATCCGGTAGATATCTCCGTTAACGGTAAATCTGCCGGCTATAAGATGATCGATGGCTATGCGGTGATCAAACGCAGCTGGCAAAAAGGAGATAAAATCAGTTTCGCACTTCCGATGCCGGTTAAAAAAATACTGGCAGACCCTGCGGTCAAAGCAGATGATAACCGTTTTGCATTTCAACGGGGCCCTATCGTGTATTGCATTGAAGGAGCAGACAGAAAAGACAGTAGCGTAATGCACCTGATGGTGGATACGTCCGCACAAATAAAAGTCAAGTATATCGCTGATAAACTGGGTGGTATTGAACAACTGGAAGCTCCTGCAGTCCTACTCAAACGCAAAAGCGAAACCCATTCCACTGACGCTATTGAAACCATTCCAACGGAAGTCACAGCCATTCCCTATTACAGTTGGAATAACCGCGGAGCAGACGAAATGGAAGTCTGGATCCCTTATAACAACCAGGCCGGCACACCGCTTCCGGCCCCCTCCATTGCCTCTGAAAGCAAGGTTAGCGGGTCCCAGGTCTCTAAACTCATGTTGCGGGCCGTAAACAATCAGGTAATACCACAAGACTCAAAAGACCAGAGTACAGGTAATTTACATTGGTGGCCCAAGAAAAATCAGCCGGAATGGATACAATATGACTTTAAAACATCCTATACCATATCCAGTTCAACGGTTTACTTCTTTGACGACGGCCCTTTTGGAGGATGCAGAGTTCCGGCCTCATGGCAGCTGCTTTATAAGAAAGGCGACAGATGGATCCCTGTTGAAAACACAACCAGCTACGGTACCCGAAAAGACACCTTTAATGAAGTATCTTTCACGCCTGTAACCACAACAGGTCTAAGACTACAATTGCAGCTTCCAAAAGACAACTCTTCAGGAGTTCTCGAATGGTCGGTTAAATAA